The genomic stretch CATCAACACTGCCCACGTGGAGTACGAGACCGCCAATCGGCACTACTCCCACGTGGACTGCCCCGGCCACGCCGACTACGTCAAGAACATGATCACCGGTGCGGCCCAGATGGACGGAGCCATCCTGGTGGTCTCGGGAACCGACGGCCCCATGCCCCAGACCCGCGAACACATCCTGCTCTCGCGTCAGGTGGGGGTGCCTTACATCATCGTCTTCCTGAACAAGATCGACATGGTGGACGACCCCGAACTCTTGGA from Meiothermus cerbereus DSM 11376 encodes the following:
- a CDS encoding GTP-binding protein, producing MAKGVFERTKPHVNVGTIGHVDHGKTTLTAAITFVAAAANPNVEVQAYDQIDKAPEEKARGITINTAHVEYETANRHYSHVDCPGHADYVKNMITGAAQMDGAILVVSGTDGPMPQTREHILLSRQVGVPYIIVFLNKIDMVDDPELL